One segment of Bacteroides caecimuris DNA contains the following:
- a CDS encoding reverse transcriptase/maturase family protein, translating to MRNPETILNSLSAHSKDVHYKYERLYRILFNEQMFYVAYQRIYAKPGNMTPGSDDKTIDGMSIERIGHLIATLKDESYMPTPARRVYIPKKNGKKRPLGIPSIEDKMVQEVVRLILEAIYEGHFEDTSHGFRPRRSCQTALRSIRNLFTGANWFIEGDIKGFFDNIDHHILIDTLRERISDERFIRLIWKFLKAGYIEDFTFHNTYSGTPQGGIISPILANVYLDKFDKYMREYAESFDKGKKRRENPLHAKYSRKAIRLRKAIRNATDEDIKRELLSQLKVAEAMTRNTSASMAMDSNYKRLKYIRYADDFLIGVIGSKDDCVKMKKDFTTFMRDKLKLELSEEKTLITNAQDSAKFLGYEISIRKSEAMKRNKLGWLKRPFSGRIMLTLPIATVQKKLLELKAMELRVINGKEIWYAMPRNYLTKEDPATICARYTTEIRGLYQYYRIADNISYAGSKFGYIMRYSFCKTLAKKLNSSTAKVIRKYRRDHDLAIPYQEKKGETKFRIFYNDGFARQEPNKDATCDNLPNTFVLPFPTLAERLMEHKCELCGATNVKTVMYQVRKLKGIPLNTEWHRIMIKKWRKTLAVCEHCNAKIHEHDK from the coding sequence ATGAGAAATCCAGAGACCATATTAAACAGTTTATCTGCACATAGTAAAGATGTGCATTACAAGTATGAAAGGTTGTACCGCATCCTATTCAATGAACAGATGTTTTATGTAGCCTATCAGCGGATATATGCAAAACCCGGTAACATGACACCTGGCTCAGACGATAAAACCATTGACGGAATGAGTATTGAAAGAATAGGACATCTGATAGCTACGCTAAAGGATGAAAGCTACATGCCAACACCAGCCCGAAGAGTCTATATTCCCAAAAAGAATGGGAAGAAAAGACCATTAGGCATACCATCAATCGAAGATAAGATGGTACAAGAGGTCGTCAGACTTATTCTTGAAGCTATTTACGAAGGACATTTCGAGGATACTTCGCATGGATTCAGACCAAGAAGAAGCTGTCAGACAGCCTTGCGTTCCATCCGAAATCTCTTCACTGGTGCAAACTGGTTCATTGAAGGAGACATCAAAGGGTTCTTCGACAACATCGACCACCATATTTTGATTGACACTCTTCGTGAGCGTATATCAGACGAAAGATTTATTCGACTGATATGGAAATTCCTTAAGGCTGGTTATATTGAAGATTTTACATTTCACAACACGTATTCGGGAACACCACAAGGAGGAATTATAAGCCCCATTCTGGCTAATGTTTACCTTGATAAGTTCGATAAGTACATGCGTGAGTATGCTGAATCCTTCGATAAAGGCAAGAAAAGGCGGGAAAACCCACTCCACGCAAAATATAGTCGAAAGGCTATAAGGTTACGCAAGGCTATCAGAAACGCCACAGATGAGGACATCAAAAGAGAATTGCTTTCCCAACTGAAAGTTGCGGAAGCAATGACTCGCAATACATCAGCGTCAATGGCTATGGATAGCAATTACAAGAGACTCAAATATATCAGATATGCCGATGATTTTCTAATCGGTGTAATTGGTAGCAAGGACGATTGTGTAAAGATGAAAAAGGATTTTACAACCTTCATGAGAGACAAGCTAAAACTTGAACTATCTGAAGAAAAGACTCTTATCACAAATGCACAGGACTCAGCAAAGTTTCTTGGGTATGAAATCTCTATCAGAAAATCCGAAGCCATGAAGCGAAATAAGCTGGGTTGGTTGAAGAGACCGTTTAGCGGACGCATAATGCTTACTCTGCCCATTGCCACCGTCCAAAAGAAATTATTGGAACTGAAGGCTATGGAACTTAGGGTAATCAATGGAAAGGAAATTTGGTATGCCATGCCACGCAATTACCTAACCAAGGAAGACCCTGCAACAATCTGCGCACGCTATACAACTGAAATTAGAGGTTTGTACCAATATTATAGAATTGCGGACAACATCTCTTATGCAGGAAGTAAATTCGGTTACATAATGCGATATAGTTTCTGCAAGACCTTAGCAAAGAAATTAAATTCATCTACTGCCAAGGTAATACGAAAGTACAGGAGAGACCATGATTTGGCAATTCCTTATCAAGAAAAGAAAGGGGAAACCAAGTTCCGAATATTCTATAACGATGGATTTGCGAGGCAAGAACCAAACAAAGACGCAACTTGCGATAATTTACCAAATACATTTGTACTTCCGTTTCCTACTCTCGCAGAGAGACTTATGGAACACAAATGTGAACTGTGTGGAGCAACCAATGTCAAGACCGTAATGTATCAGGTTCGTAAACTCAAAGGGATACCCCTCAACACTGAGTGGCACCGAATAATGATTAAGAAATGGCGCAAGACATTGGCGGTATGTGAACATTGTAATGCCAAAATTCATGAACATGACAAATAA
- a CDS encoding DUF4133 domain-containing protein has product MAEYPINKGIGRPVEFKGLKAQYLFIFCGGLLALFVLFVILYMVGIDQWICIGFGAASSSLLVWQTFALNARYGEHGLMKLGAARSHPRYLINRRRITRLFKRQRKEERQ; this is encoded by the coding sequence ATGGCTGAATACCCAATCAACAAGGGTATCGGCCGTCCGGTAGAGTTCAAGGGCTTGAAGGCACAGTACCTCTTCATCTTCTGCGGAGGTCTGCTGGCTCTCTTCGTCCTGTTCGTCATCCTCTACATGGTCGGTATCGACCAGTGGATATGTATCGGCTTCGGCGCGGCATCGTCCTCCCTCCTTGTATGGCAGACCTTCGCGCTGAACGCCCGGTACGGTGAACACGGGCTGATGAAATTAGGAGCGGCACGGAGCCATCCCCGATACCTTATCAACCGGCGGCGGATAACCCGTCTGTTCAAACGACAACGAAAGGAAGAAAGACAATGA
- the traJ gene encoding conjugative transposon protein TraJ, which yields MKFDNLHQILRSLYEQMMPLCGDMAGVAKGIAGLGALFYVAYRVWQSLARAEPIDVFPMLRPFAIGLCIMFFPTVVLGTINSILSPVVQGTAKMLEAETLDMNRYREQKDKLEYEAMVRNPETAYLVSNEEFDKQLEELGWSPSDMVTMAGMYIDRGMYNMKKSIRDFFREILELLFQAAALVIDTVRTFFLVVLAILGPIAFALSVWDGFQNTLTQWICRYIQVYLWLPVSDMFSTILAKIQVLMLQNDIERMQADPNFSLDSSDGVYIVFLCIGIIGYFTIPTVAGWIIQAGGMGGYGRNVNQMAGRAGSMAGSVAGAAAGNAVGRVGKLLK from the coding sequence ATGAAGTTCGACAACCTTCATCAGATTTTACGTTCACTTTATGAGCAGATGATGCCGCTGTGTGGGGACATGGCTGGTGTGGCGAAAGGCATCGCCGGGCTGGGTGCGCTGTTCTACGTCGCCTACCGGGTATGGCAGTCGCTGGCGAGAGCTGAACCGATAGACGTATTCCCGATGCTCCGTCCTTTTGCCATCGGTCTGTGCATCATGTTCTTCCCGACTGTGGTGCTGGGCACGATAAACAGCATCCTCTCACCCGTCGTACAGGGCACGGCAAAGATGCTGGAGGCGGAAACGCTGGACATGAACCGATACCGGGAGCAGAAGGACAAACTGGAATACGAGGCGATGGTACGCAACCCCGAAACCGCCTACCTCGTGTCCAACGAGGAATTTGACAAGCAACTGGAGGAACTCGGCTGGTCGCCCTCCGACATGGTGACGATGGCGGGAATGTATATCGACCGGGGAATGTACAACATGAAGAAGAGCATCCGCGACTTCTTCCGCGAGATACTCGAACTGCTGTTCCAAGCCGCCGCCCTCGTGATAGACACCGTCCGCACCTTCTTTCTCGTGGTGCTGGCGATTCTCGGTCCGATAGCCTTCGCCCTGTCGGTATGGGACGGTTTCCAAAACACGCTCACGCAGTGGATATGCCGCTATATACAGGTCTATCTGTGGCTACCGGTATCGGACATGTTCAGCACCATACTGGCGAAGATACAGGTTCTGATGCTGCAAAACGACATCGAGCGGATGCAGGCAGACCCGAACTTCTCGCTGGATTCGAGCGACGGGGTGTATATCGTATTCCTCTGCATCGGCATCATCGGCTACTTTACCATTCCCACCGTTGCGGGCTGGATTATCCAAGCCGGAGGCATGGGCGGTTACGGTCGCAACGTGAACCAGATGGCGGGACGAGCCGGAAGCATGGCGGGCAGCGTGGCGGGTGCAGCCGCAGGAAACGCAGTCGGACGTGTCGGCAAATTGCTGAAATAA
- a CDS encoding DUF4141 domain-containing protein, whose translation MRTRITMIICLCLLFAGRASAQWVVSDPGNLAQGIINASKNIIHTSKTATNMVSNFQETVKIYQQGKKYYDALKSVNNLVKDARKVQQTILMVGDITDIYVNSFQRMLRDGNFRPEELSAIAFGYTKLLEESNEVLTELRNVVNITTLSMTDKERMDVVERCHSKMKRYRNLVSYYTNKNISVSYLRAKKKNDLDRIMGLYGNMNERYW comes from the coding sequence ATGAGAACAAGAATAACAATGATTATCTGCCTGTGCCTGCTTTTCGCGGGCAGGGCAAGCGCACAGTGGGTCGTAAGCGATCCGGGCAATCTAGCGCAGGGCATCATCAATGCCTCCAAAAACATCATCCATACCTCCAAGACCGCCACGAACATGGTGAGCAACTTTCAGGAGACGGTGAAAATCTATCAGCAGGGCAAGAAGTATTACGATGCCCTCAAATCGGTGAACAATCTGGTCAAGGACGCCCGCAAGGTGCAGCAGACCATCCTGATGGTGGGCGACATCACAGACATCTATGTGAACAGTTTCCAACGGATGCTCCGTGACGGGAATTTCAGACCCGAAGAGCTTTCCGCAATCGCTTTCGGCTACACGAAACTGCTGGAGGAAAGCAACGAAGTGTTGACGGAACTCAGGAACGTGGTGAACATCACCACGCTCTCCATGACCGACAAGGAGCGCATGGACGTGGTGGAACGCTGCCACTCGAAGATGAAGCGTTACCGCAACCTCGTGAGCTACTACACGAACAAGAACATCTCCGTGAGTTACCTGCGTGCGAAAAAGAAGAACGACCTCGACCGCATCATGGGGCTGTACGGGAACATGAACGAAAGATACTGGTAG
- a CDS encoding toprim domain-containing protein: protein MERTEIDAVRRMPLADFLARLGHEPVRRSGNELWYLAPYRGERTSSFRVNVAKQLWYDFGLGKGGDIFTLAGEFLQSDDFMKQAKFIAEAANMTVAGWEKPVYLSKPTESVFEDVEVAPLLRSLLTEYLEERGIPYAIASRHCCRLNYGVRGKRYFAVGFPNMAGGYEVRSRYFKGCIPPKSVSLVKANDIPADECLVFEGFMDFLSAVTLGVTGNADCLVLNSVANVEKAAGLLDGYGRIGCFLDRDEAGRRTLAALTMRYGERVTDRSSLYDGCKDLNEYLQLTTKKQKNNHLKIEEQ from the coding sequence ATGGAAAGGACGGAAATAGATGCTGTCAGAAGGATGCCGCTTGCGGATTTTCTCGCACGGCTGGGGCATGAGCCTGTCAGAAGGAGCGGTAACGAGCTGTGGTATCTTGCCCCGTACAGGGGCGAGCGCACATCCTCTTTCCGTGTGAACGTGGCGAAACAGCTCTGGTACGACTTCGGTTTGGGCAAGGGCGGCGACATCTTCACGCTTGCCGGGGAGTTTCTGCAAAGCGATGACTTCATGAAGCAAGCGAAGTTCATAGCGGAAGCCGCCAATATGACGGTTGCCGGATGGGAAAAGCCCGTCTATCTCTCGAAGCCGACCGAATCCGTTTTTGAGGATGTGGAGGTCGCTCCGCTGCTCCGCTCACTGCTGACGGAGTATTTAGAGGAACGGGGCATCCCTTACGCCATCGCATCCCGTCACTGCTGCCGCTTGAACTACGGTGTGCGTGGGAAACGGTATTTTGCCGTTGGCTTTCCGAACATGGCAGGTGGCTATGAAGTCAGAAGCCGATATTTCAAGGGTTGCATACCTCCGAAGTCTGTATCACTGGTAAAGGCGAATGACATCCCGGCTGACGAGTGCCTCGTGTTCGAGGGCTTCATGGACTTTCTCTCTGCCGTGACGCTTGGTGTAACCGGTAACGCTGACTGTCTTGTGCTGAACTCAGTCGCCAACGTGGAGAAGGCGGCGGGATTGCTGGACGGATACGGGCGCATCGGCTGCTTCCTCGACCGTGACGAAGCCGGACGGCGGACGCTTGCCGCACTTACCATGCGATACGGGGAACGTGTCACCGACCGTTCCTCCCTCTATGACGGTTGCAAGGACTTGAACGAGTACCTGCAACTGACAACGAAAAAACAGAAAAACAACCATCTAAAAATCGAAGAACAATGA
- a CDS encoding DUF4134 domain-containing protein, translating to MNKNILKNRKAILSAALVIAATASAFAQGNGIAGINEATSMVSSYFDPGTKLIYAIGAVVGLIGGVKVYGKFSSGDPDTSKTAASWFGACIFLIVAATILRSFFL from the coding sequence TCTTGAAAAACAGAAAAGCAATCCTCTCCGCGGCACTTGTCATCGCCGCAACCGCCTCCGCTTTCGCGCAGGGAAACGGCATCGCGGGCATCAACGAAGCCACCTCTATGGTGAGTTCTTATTTCGACCCCGGAACTAAACTGATATACGCCATCGGTGCAGTCGTCGGGCTTATCGGGGGCGTAAAAGTGTACGGCAAGTTTTCATCGGGCGACCCCGACACCAGCAAGACAGCCGCCTCGTGGTTCGGCGCGTGCATCTTCCTGATTGTTGCCGCCACCATCCTGCGCTCATTCTTCCTTTAA
- the traK gene encoding conjugative transposon protein TraK: MEFKSLRNIESSFRQIRLFGIVFLSLCAVVTVWSVWNSYRFAEKQREKIYVLDNGKSLMLALSQDLSQNRPAEAREHVRRFHEMFFTLSPEKSAIEHNVKRALLLADKSVYHYYSDFAEKGYYNRIIAGNINQVLKVDSVVCDFNAYPYRAVTYATQKIIRQSNVTERSLVTTCRLLNASRSDDNPNGFTIEGFTIIENKDLQTIKR; encoded by the coding sequence ATGGAATTCAAATCACTTAGAAACATCGAATCGTCGTTCAGGCAGATACGCCTGTTCGGTATCGTCTTCCTCTCGCTGTGCGCCGTGGTGACGGTGTGGAGCGTGTGGAACTCCTACCGTTTCGCAGAGAAGCAACGGGAGAAAATCTATGTGCTGGACAACGGCAAGAGCCTGATGCTCGCCTTGTCTCAGGATTTGTCGCAGAACCGCCCGGCGGAGGCACGGGAACATGTGCGCCGTTTCCACGAGATGTTCTTCACGCTATCACCTGAAAAAAGCGCGATTGAACACAACGTGAAACGTGCCTTGCTGCTGGCGGACAAGAGCGTGTACCACTATTATTCGGACTTCGCGGAGAAGGGGTACTACAACCGCATCATCGCCGGGAACATCAACCAAGTGCTGAAGGTGGACAGCGTGGTGTGCGACTTCAACGCCTATCCCTACCGTGCCGTGACCTACGCCACACAGAAAATCATCCGGCAGAGCAACGTCACCGAGCGCAGCCTCGTGACCACCTGCCGCCTGCTGAACGCATCGCGGTCGGATGACAACCCGAACGGTTTTACCATCGAGGGTTTCACCATCATTGAGAACAAGGATTTACAGACTATCAAACGGTAA
- a CDS encoding conjugal transfer protein TraO — translation MRKYIAIIIASLALFTGQAHAQRCLPKMQGIEVRADMADGFNLGGKDGGYSFGAALSTYTKKGNKWVFGGEYLLKNNPYKDTKIPVAQFTAEGGYYFKILSDARKIVFVYAGASALAGYEAVNWGKKVLHDGSTLHDRDAFIYGGALTLDVECYVADRIALLANLRERCLWGGDTRKFHTQFGVGIKFIIN, via the coding sequence ATGAGAAAGTACATCGCAATAATCATCGCGTCGCTTGCCCTTTTTACAGGGCAGGCGCACGCCCAGCGGTGTCTGCCGAAGATGCAGGGCATCGAGGTGAGGGCGGACATGGCGGACGGCTTCAATCTCGGCGGCAAGGACGGCGGGTACAGCTTCGGGGCGGCTCTCTCCACCTACACGAAGAAGGGGAACAAGTGGGTGTTCGGTGGCGAATACCTGTTGAAGAACAATCCCTACAAGGACACCAAGATACCCGTGGCGCAGTTCACGGCGGAGGGCGGCTATTACTTCAAGATACTGTCGGACGCCCGAAAGATTGTTTTCGTCTATGCCGGGGCTTCGGCTCTCGCCGGATATGAGGCGGTAAATTGGGGGAAGAAGGTGCTGCATGACGGCTCCACGCTGCACGACCGGGACGCCTTCATCTACGGCGGTGCGCTGACGCTCGATGTGGAGTGTTACGTGGCAGACCGTATCGCCCTGCTTGCCAACCTGCGGGAGCGTTGCCTTTGGGGTGGCGACACACGGAAGTTCCACACGCAGTTCGGGGTCGGTATCAAGTTCATCATCAACTGA
- the traM gene encoding conjugative transposon protein TraM, protein MEQTKNEPTKENKAAPETGKPKKEREPLTEAQRLKRQKMIVLPAMVLVFIGAMWLIFAPSSGKEQPPGTDGYNTEMPDADKANRQIIGDKLKAYEHGEMEERQESRNRAIGQLGDMFDREIAGTENGVDFDLANPGGKEERAKPATPQTIQSSAAAYRDLNATLGNFYDQPKNDNAEMDELLERIASLESELESERGKASSMDEQVALMEKSYELAAKYMGGQNGGQPSAEQRAEPTTVQKGKKNKAMPIRQVEHQVVSSLSQPMSNAEFVAALSQERNRGFNTAVGTAEVLDRNTIPACVHGAQSVTDGQTVRLRLLEPMAVAGRTIPRGAVVVGTGKIQGERLDIEITSLEYDGTIIPVELAVYDTDGQPGIFIPNSMEMNAVREVAANMGGSLGSSINISTNAGAQLASDLGKGLIQGTSQYIAKKMRTVKVHLKAGYRVMLYQEKY, encoded by the coding sequence ATGGAACAGACAAAGAATGAACCGACGAAAGAGAACAAAGCTGCTCCCGAAACGGGGAAACCGAAAAAGGAGCGCGAACCGCTGACAGAGGCGCAACGGCTGAAACGGCAGAAGATGATCGTGCTGCCCGCTATGGTGTTGGTGTTCATCGGGGCGATGTGGCTGATATTCGCCCCGTCCTCCGGCAAGGAGCAACCGCCGGGAACGGACGGATACAACACCGAGATGCCCGACGCTGACAAGGCGAACCGGCAGATTATCGGCGACAAGCTGAAAGCCTACGAGCATGGGGAGATGGAAGAGCGTCAGGAGAGCCGCAACCGTGCCATCGGGCAGCTGGGCGACATGTTCGACCGCGAGATAGCGGGAACGGAGAACGGAGTGGACTTCGACCTCGCCAATCCGGGCGGCAAGGAAGAAAGGGCAAAGCCAGCCACGCCGCAGACCATCCAGTCCTCCGCAGCCGCCTACCGTGACCTGAACGCCACGCTCGGAAACTTCTACGACCAGCCGAAAAACGACAATGCGGAGATGGACGAATTGTTGGAGCGCATCGCATCGCTGGAGTCGGAACTGGAAAGCGAGAGGGGCAAGGCTTCCTCTATGGACGAGCAGGTGGCTCTTATGGAGAAGTCCTACGAGCTGGCGGCAAAGTACATGGGCGGTCAGAACGGAGGACAGCCATCGGCGGAACAGAGGGCAGAGCCAACTACCGTGCAGAAAGGGAAGAAGAACAAGGCAATGCCTATCAGACAGGTGGAGCATCAAGTAGTTTCTTCACTCTCACAGCCTATGAGTAACGCGGAGTTTGTCGCCGCCTTATCGCAGGAACGCAACCGGGGTTTCAACACGGCTGTCGGCACGGCGGAGGTATTGGACAGGAACACCATACCGGCGTGCGTGCATGGGGCGCAGAGCGTGACGGACGGGCAGACGGTAAGGCTGCGCCTGCTGGAGCCTATGGCGGTGGCAGGCAGGACAATACCCCGGGGTGCGGTGGTGGTCGGCACGGGCAAGATACAGGGTGAGCGGCTCGACATCGAGATTACCTCGCTGGAATACGACGGCACGATTATCCCCGTGGAGCTTGCGGTCTATGACACGGACGGACAGCCCGGCATCTTCATCCCGAACTCGATGGAGATGAACGCCGTCCGGGAGGTCGCCGCCAACATGGGCGGCTCGCTGGGAAGCAGCATCAACATCTCCACCAATGCCGGGGCGCAGCTCGCCTCCGACTTGGGCAAGGGGCTGATACAAGGCACGAGCCAGTACATCGCCAAAAAGATGCGAACCGTCAAGGTGCATCTGAAAGCCGGGTACAGGGTCATGCTTTACCAAGAAAAATATTGA
- a CDS encoding DUF3876 domain-containing protein produces MNLPKVKMLQVSKCLIGLAVMMLQSCDVADNRRDMLCGNWESVEGKPDVLIYKEGEAYKVTVFRRSGLRRKLKPETYLLQEENGNLFMNTGFRIDVSYNEATDVLTFSPNGDYVRVKPQPGHPTEE; encoded by the coding sequence ATGAATTTACCAAAAGTGAAAATGCTGCAAGTCAGCAAGTGCCTTATCGGATTGGCGGTCATGATGCTGCAATCCTGCGACGTGGCCGACAACCGCCGCGACATGCTGTGCGGGAACTGGGAGAGCGTGGAGGGAAAACCTGACGTGCTTATCTACAAGGAGGGCGAAGCCTACAAAGTGACGGTGTTCCGTCGTAGCGGTCTGCGCCGCAAGCTCAAGCCGGAAACCTATCTCTTGCAGGAGGAGAACGGCAACCTGTTCATGAACACCGGCTTCCGCATCGACGTGTCCTACAACGAGGCCACGGATGTGCTGACTTTCTCGCCAAACGGGGACTATGTGCGGGTGAAGCCGCAGCCGGGACATCCGACCGAAGAATAA
- a CDS encoding TraG family conjugative transposon ATPase — protein sequence MRNTSKMTTLENRFPLLAVEHGCIISKDADITVAFEVELPELYTVTGAEYEAIHSCWCKAIKVLPDYSVVHKQDWFIKERYKPELQKDDMSFLSRSFERHFNERPYLKHTCYLYLTKTTKERNRMQSNFSTLCRGHIIPKELDRETTTKFLEACEQFERIMNDSGLVRLRRLSTDEIVGTEGKTGLIERYFSLMPEGDTTLQDIELSAREMRIGDNRLCLHTLSDAEDLPGKVATDTRYEKLSTDRSDCRLSFASPVGLLLSCNHIYNQYVLIDNSEETLQKFEKSARNMQSLSRYSRSNSINREWIDQYLNEAHSYGLTSVRAHFNVMAWSDDAEELKHIKNDVGSQLASMECVPRHNTIDCPTLYWAAIPGNAADFPAEESFHTFIEQAVCLFTEETNYRSSLSPFGIKMVDRLTGKPLHLDISDLPMKRGITTNRNKFVLGPSGSGKSFFMNHLVRQYYEQGAHVVLVDTGNSYQGLCGMIRRKTGGADGVYFTYTEDKPISFNPFYTDDYIFDVEKKDSIKTLLLTLWKSEDDKVTKTESGELGSAVSAYIERIQSDRSIVPSFNTFYEYMRDDYRKELAQRDIKVEKSDFNIDNMLTTMRQYYRGGRYDFLLNSTENIDLLGKRFIVFEIDSIKENRELFPVVTIIIMEAFINKMRRLKGVRKQLIVEEAWKALSSANMAEYLRYMYKTVRKYYGEAIVVTQEVDDIISSPVVKESIINNSDCKILLDQRKYMNKFDQIQALLGLTEKEKSQILSINMANNPSRLYKEVWIGLGGTQSAVYATEVSAEEYLAYTTEETEKVEVYRLAEKLGDDIEAAIRQLAERRRNKE from the coding sequence ATGAGGAATACATCGAAAATGACAACACTGGAAAACAGGTTCCCACTTTTAGCGGTGGAGCATGGCTGCATCATCTCAAAGGACGCCGACATCACGGTGGCTTTCGAGGTGGAACTACCGGAACTTTACACCGTGACGGGTGCGGAGTACGAGGCGATACACAGTTGCTGGTGCAAGGCTATCAAGGTGCTGCCGGACTACTCCGTCGTCCACAAACAGGACTGGTTCATCAAGGAACGCTACAAACCGGAGCTTCAGAAGGACGACATGAGCTTTTTAAGCCGCTCTTTCGAGCGTCACTTCAACGAGCGTCCGTACCTGAAACACACCTGCTACCTCTACCTGACCAAGACAACAAAGGAGCGTAACCGGATGCAGAGCAATTTCAGCACGCTGTGCCGGGGACATATCATCCCGAAGGAGCTGGACAGGGAAACCACGACCAAGTTCTTGGAAGCCTGCGAACAGTTCGAGCGCATCATGAACGACAGCGGGCTTGTCAGGCTGCGCCGCCTCTCCACCGATGAGATTGTGGGTACTGAGGGAAAGACGGGACTTATTGAACGCTACTTCTCGCTCATGCCGGAAGGTGACACCACCTTGCAGGACATCGAGCTTTCGGCAAGGGAGATGCGCATCGGCGACAACCGCCTGTGTCTGCACACCCTCTCCGACGCGGAAGACCTGCCGGGCAAGGTGGCTACCGACACCCGTTACGAGAAGCTCTCCACCGACCGGAGTGACTGCCGACTGTCATTCGCCTCCCCGGTGGGGCTTCTGCTCTCCTGCAACCATATCTACAACCAGTATGTGCTGATAGACAACAGTGAGGAAACCTTGCAGAAGTTCGAGAAGTCCGCCCGTAACATGCAGTCGCTATCTCGCTATTCAAGGAGCAACAGCATCAACCGCGAGTGGATAGACCAATACCTGAACGAAGCCCATTCCTACGGACTGACCTCGGTACGGGCACACTTCAACGTCATGGCGTGGAGCGACGATGCGGAGGAACTGAAGCATATCAAGAACGACGTGGGCAGCCAGTTGGCAAGCATGGAATGCGTGCCGCGCCACAACACCATCGACTGCCCGACACTCTACTGGGCGGCGATACCCGGCAATGCGGCGGACTTCCCGGCGGAAGAGAGTTTCCACACCTTCATCGAACAGGCGGTGTGCCTGTTCACAGAGGAAACCAACTACCGCAGCTCGCTCTCGCCCTTCGGCATCAAGATGGTGGACAGGCTCACGGGAAAACCGCTGCACCTTGACATCTCCGACCTGCCCATGAAGCGAGGTATCACGACCAACCGCAACAAGTTCGTGCTGGGTCCTTCGGGCAGCGGCAAGTCTTTCTTCATGAACCACCTCGTGCGCCAATATTATGAGCAAGGCGCACATGTGGTATTGGTGGACACGGGAAACTCCTATCAGGGCTTGTGCGGCATGATCCGACGCAAGACAGGCGGAGCGGACGGTGTGTATTTCACCTACACGGAAGATAAGCCCATCAGCTTCAACCCGTTCTACACCGACGATTACATCTTCGACGTGGAGAAGAAGGACAGCATCAAGACCCTGTTGCTGACGCTCTGGAAGTCGGAGGACGACAAGGTGACAAAGACGGAGAGCGGCGAGCTGGGCAGTGCCGTGAGTGCCTATATTGAGCGCATCCAATCCGACCGTAGCATCGTGCCGTCGTTCAACACCTTCTACGAGTATATGCGTGACGACTACCGCAAGGAACTGGCACAGCGTGACATCAAGGTGGAGAAGTCCGACTTCAACATCGACAACATGCTCACCACCATGCGGCAGTATTACCGGGGCGGGCGTTACGATTTCCTGCTCAACTCCACGGAGAACATCGACCTGCTCGGCAAGCGGTTCATCGTCTTCGAGATAGATTCGATTAAAGAAAACCGCGAACTGTTCCCCGTCGTGACCATCATCATCATGGAAGCCTTCATCAACAAGATGCGGCGGCTGAAAGGCGTGCGGAAACAGCTTATCGTGGAAGAGGCTTGGAAGGCCCTCTCATCGGCGAACATGGCTGAATATCTGCGCTATATGTATAAGACGGTCAGAAAATATTACGGCGAGGCAATCGTGGTGACGCAGGAGGTGGACGACATTATCAGTTCTCCGGTGGTCAAAGAGAGCATTATCAACAACTCGGATTGTAAAATCCTGCTTGACCAAAGGAAATATATGAACAAGTTCGACCAGATACAGGCGTTGCTCGGACTGACGGAAAAGGAGAAGTCGCAGATACTCTCCATCAACATGGCGAACAACCCTTCACGGCTCTACAAGGAGGTGTGGATAGGCTTGGGCGGCACGCAGTCGGCGGTCTATGCCACGGAGGTCAGCGCGGAAGAGTATCTGGCGTACACCACCGAGGAAACGGAAAAAGTGGAGGTTTACCGTCTGGCGGAGAAGCTGGGCGACGACATCGAAGCCGCCATCCGGCAGCTTGCCGAAAGGCGGAGAAACAAGGAATAA